A genomic window from Punica granatum isolate Tunisia-2019 chromosome 2, ASM765513v2, whole genome shotgun sequence includes:
- the LOC116194781 gene encoding GEM-like protein 4, which produces MKMRKQFMEQVIGVPVISGSLLLTDSDSMQCRSSKRGDQLQKLGKGSMLKRMNKLGKKADVFAHSFRDHVRSSPKISETVKGKLSLGVRFLLVGGREKVFKTLFNVSDKETLLKASHCCLSTTAGPIAGLLFISTRNIAFFSHRSLKLSCPNGDTVKVHYKVLIPLSKIERANQSKNVKKPSQKYIQIVTVDNFDFWFMGFLNFQKTWKYLQQALFLEHRCDK; this is translated from the exons ATGAAGATGAGGAAACAATTCATGGAACAAGTGATCGGGGTTCCAGTGATCTCAGGATCCTTATTATTGACTGATTCTGATTCCATGCAATGTCGATCCAGTAAGCGTGGTGATCAATTGCAAAAGTTAGGAAAAGGTTCGATGCTTAAGAGGATGAACAAGCTCGGGAAGAAGGCTGATGTTTTTGCTCACAGTTTCCGAGATCATG TGAGGTCGAGTCCCAAGATATCAGAAACAGTGAAAGGGAAGCTGAGCTTGGGTGTTCGATTCCTTCTAGTGGGTGGAAGGGAGAAAGTTTTCAAGACACTGTTTAATGTCTCTGACAAAGAGACACTCCTAAAGGCTTCACACTGTTGCTTGTCGACTACAGCGGGTCCCATTGCCGGCCTCCTCTTCATCTCCACCCGGAACATAGCATTCTTCAGTCACAGATCCTTAAAGCTGTCCTGTCCGAATGGTGACACTGTCAAGGTGCATTACAAG GTGTTGATCCCACTATCAAAGATAGAGAGAGCAAACCAAAGCAAGAACGTCAAGAAGCCATCACAGAAGTACATACAGATAGTTACTGTAGACAACTTCGACTTCTGGTTCATGGGATTCCTGAATTTTCAGAAAACCTGGAAATATCTTCAGCAGGCACTCTTCCTCGAGCATAGATGTGATAAATAA